The DNA sequence AAACCAGCCTCCAGGTTATGCACGCGGCATAAACGTGGACGCGGCATAATCTCAATGAGAACGCCCTCCGCCCAACCAAGGTTGGGGCAAGAAACTGGCTCTTCATTGGAAACAAGGGTGCCGGACAGAAGTGCGCGATCCTCTACACCATCGTGGAAAACTGCCGCCGCCTTGGCATTGCGCCACGGGACTACCTCGAGGATGTCCTGACCCGCCTGCCGGGGATGAAGGCAGGGGAAGTGGCCGCACTCGTCCCCGCCGCCTGGCTCAAAGCCCGCGGCAGAAGGGCAAAACGCCGGGCTTGAACACGTTGCACTCATAGGAGCCGCAACTATGACCCCAACGCTACGCTACCGCTAGCATCTTCATACGGTGCTTGGGGCCCCGCTTACAGCCGTTGCGCTTCCTTCGGTGGCGGAGGTTCATTTTCGCGAGGCATCGGTTCTCCTCGGCCCGGAGATCAAGGGCACCGGGGTTCCCGAGGTTTATTCCCGCGAGGTGAGTGTTCAACTCACGACCGAACCGCAAGAAACAAAGTCGAATTCATCATCCACAAAACCATGAAATCCCCCAAAACTATCTGCCTTTGTCTGGCATCCGCCATGCTTTCCGCGCTCGATGCCCTGCCGCTTCCCGGCGATGGATCGGACGGTATCCTGCAGTCTGCGGCAAATGTTGAAATCGACTTGTCCCAAGCGGTAGATGGCGTCTAGGTGTGAATGGCCGCCCTCTGGTCGTGTTTTCGGGGCGGATTCTACGATGATAATTCGGCCTTTAACAGCAGGGCCCCGGTCCTCTATTTCCCAAGGACCGGCCTCATTTATGGAGCGCCGCTTGCCGAGAAGATCACATTATTCCAGTCTTCTCTATTAGTGATTTTATAACCGAACAGTTTCTCTGAATATGGCACCACCGATGCCTTCGTGATAATCTCTTTATCCGAATAAACTTCGCCTTGAAGCCATATTTCGTAGCGTGGACTGACACGTATTCTCTTGATGGACCCTCGAATCTTGATTCGCCCCTCGATTTTAACGATCTTTTCCGGATCGAGTCCGACTTGTTTCAGGAAAACTCCAATTCCATTTGGCCTACCGTCGACTGGCAGACGATTTTTTTCAATTAGTTCATTAAGGCTTCCATGATCCGTCGGCTCCCTTCCGAGCGCCTTTATGACGGACTGATCCGTATTCAGTCGAGTACGCTCCTCTTCTCCACATAATGCTATCATGGACAAACCTAATGAGGCAATACACAAGACGAGGGCGTGGCGCATCTTTTTCATTTGATAAATACCTTATCGCTCTTTGGAAACATTTCAACAATTTTTGTTTTCCTGTCCTCCTTCGAGGCACCCGACGTGCAACACCATTTTACCACCAACTTTCGGTATACAAGATTCGACCGGCGTCTGTCCGCGAACATCTCCGTGTAAGAGGCCCAAAGAGTACCCGCTTCCTGCACAGTGCCGCGGGGCATCTTCGTGTCCAGCTCTTTCAAACTAACTGGGGCCTTATACCATGCCCATCCTTGGATTTCGCTTGTACCTTCAGTGCCTTCGTAAGATGGCACAGGCAAGGCCCAACC is a window from the bacterium genome containing:
- a CDS encoding transposase domain-containing protein; translation: MENCRRLGIAPRDYLEDVLTRLPGMKAGEVAALVPAAWLKARGRRAKRRA